A genomic window from Silene latifolia isolate original U9 population chromosome Y, ASM4854445v1, whole genome shotgun sequence includes:
- the LOC141632983 gene encoding protein FAR1-RELATED SEQUENCE 5-like — protein MTEAHVPSSVQFRVAAAGAGGDAFVGHTKRDHINYVNRLKMKSIEGGDAATLINLMTSTQAEESGFFFRVQFDEKGRLSNLFWRDAMMRDDYLLYGDVKIFDTTYRINRYNLICGAFVGINNHWSNVMFGYAFLWNEREESFEWLFNVFNESMGEDVRPVSIFTDQYQAIANAIETVYPQTRHRLCQWHIQQNAISHFGKLKGDRPFQNLFDKCLHGCYNEAEFEENWHKILTEYGLVNHSWFKRLYKHRAKWSTTFNNQFFSAGILSSQRSESTNHAMGFQASKTTSVTKFFRIFENTVKRWRGEEERKEFNGIRSTPSSVYPLVDLLLHASQVYTLELFRVFEKEFALAMGTCAVIFPIDDPEVVLYRVSPATHDEDDHHVTYDCKNNLTELWERLLPSDIRRSAAHDAINWRRSMLTAMNYLITKCENVTDARAVVDKLFIKANEEVELLLSKLNMEEDQPTLDVSLSPILDPVRCTTKGRSQRKKRNMGTRKKARKGSDVGAGESTMYFVVPRLI, from the exons ATGACTGAAGCGCATGTTCCTTCTTCAGTCCAATTCAGAGTTGCTGCGGCAGGGGCTGGTGGTGATGCGTTTGTCGGCCACACAAAGCGAGATCATATTAATTATGTTAACAGATTGAAGATGAAATCAATTGAAGGTGGTGATGCAGCCACTTTGATCAACCTCATGACTAGTACGCAAGCGGAGGAGTCGGGGTTCTTTTTCCGTGTTCAGTTTGACGAAAAAGGCAGATTAAGTAACCTATTCTGGCGGGATGCGATGATGAGAGATGACTATTTGTTGTACGGAGATGTTAAAATATTTGATACAACGTATCGCATCAATAGGTACAATCTCATTTGTGGAGCCTTTGTTGGTATTAACAACCATTGGTCGAATGTCATGTTTGGTTATGCTTTCTTGTGGAACGAAAGGGAAGAATCATTTGAGTGGTTGTTCAATGTTTTCAACGAATCCATGGGTGAGGATGTTCGTCCTGTCTCTATCTTCACTGACCAATACCAAGCAATAGCAAATGCCATTGAAACG GTTTATCCACAAACCAGACATCGTCTATGTCAGTGGCACATTCAACAAAACGCCATATCTCACTTCGGGAAACTAAAGGGTGATCGTCCGTTCCAGAACCTATTCGACAAATGCCTTCATGGTTGCTACAATGAGGCTGAATTTGAGGAGAATTGGCATAAAATATTGACAGAATATGGGTTAGTCAACCACTCATGGTTTAAGAGATTGTACAAACATAGAGCGAAATGGAGCACTACTTTCAACAATCAATTCTTTTCAGCCGGAATTTTATCGTCCCAAAGGAGTGAGAGCACAAACCATGCGATGGGCTTCCAAGCTTCGAAGACCACTTCCGTCACTAAATTCTTCAGGATATTTGAAAACACGGTGAAAAGATGGCGAGGTGAGGAAGAGCGTAAAGAATTCAACGGCATACGATCTACACCATCTTCTGTGTACCCTCTAGTGGATTTGTTACTACATGCATCTCAGGTTTACACATTGGAACTGTTTCGAGTCTTTGAGAAAGAGTTCGCGCTTGCCATGGGTACTTGTGCTGTTATCTTTCCGATTGATGACCCTGAGGTGGTGTTGTATCGTGTTTCCCCTGCGACCCACGACGAGGACGACCACCACGTGACTTATGATTGCAAGAACAACCTAACAGAAT TGTGGGAGAGGCTCCTCCCAAGCGACATACGCAGAAGTGCCGCTCATGACGCCATCAATTGGCGTCGTTCAATGTTGACGGCTATGAACTACCTCATCACTAAATGTGAGAATGTAACTGATGCAAGAGCTGTCGTGGATAAGCTGTTTATTAAAGCGAATGAGGAGGTGGAATTGTTGCTTTCTAAGCTTAATATGGAGGAAGATCAACCAACCTTAGATGTGTCCTTGTCTCCGATTCTTGACCCCGTACGTTGTACGACAAAGGGTCGAAGTCAACGAAAAAAAAGGAACATGGGGACGAGGAAGAAGGCTAGGAAAGGGTCTGATGTTGGTGCAGGGGAGAGTACTATGTACTTCGTTGTGCCGCGTCTGATATGA